From Chryseobacterium tructae, one genomic window encodes:
- a CDS encoding alkaline phosphatase family protein, with protein sequence MKTKLFSMAVVMSCFLGAQTKKVLFIGIDGCRADVMMSTNTPNIQNLISQSIYSLDGLCAATTWSGNGWSTMLTGVWHTKHNVQDNNFTSPNYINYPDFISRAETYNPTLRTISLANWAPINDKIVQNADVKSNLGTDLAVKNAAVSALQNDNPDILFVDFDDVDHAGHSYGFSSAVPQYVSSIQTTDAYIGEIVNAMKSRSTYNNEDWMVVLTTDHGATDSSHGGGSLSERNIFTIYSNPGFTPQQISKTVLESNKTFNQLNLPSGAYAKPTNQTPFNFGANQDFTIEFWVKPNAAYTSDPVFLGNKNWANGKNKGIIFSGYSGQTFKMNIADGTNRIDLVGGKVETNKWKHIAASFDRDGLVTLYEDGVPVTFAKMNTIGNIDSILPLTLNQDGTNTYGVNLAASYKDVRIWKSALPNDVIANWANQDITASHPYYSQLLTNWKCNESSGSTLTDSSPNANHMSITGSPTYTVNASNTFKIYDYSSTTRETDHFPTVLNWLCIPVQSSWGIDGINRIPVCSKETLATQEVKGATVHFAIYPNPASTQITISYQSGDKEVRAEIIDTKGSLISTKSFKSSNGNYDEKINIEGLPSGMYFIKINGSKKSMTKAFIKK encoded by the coding sequence CATCCAGAACCTCATCAGCCAATCCATTTATTCTCTTGATGGTTTATGTGCTGCCACAACCTGGAGTGGAAACGGTTGGAGCACGATGCTTACCGGTGTATGGCATACGAAACATAATGTACAGGACAATAATTTTACCAGTCCTAATTACATCAATTATCCTGATTTTATTTCAAGAGCAGAAACTTATAATCCTACTCTGAGAACAATCTCTCTTGCCAATTGGGCACCCATCAACGACAAAATTGTTCAGAATGCAGATGTAAAATCTAATTTAGGAACTGATCTTGCCGTGAAAAATGCAGCCGTAAGTGCTTTACAGAATGACAATCCTGATATTCTTTTCGTAGACTTTGATGATGTAGACCACGCAGGGCATTCTTATGGATTTTCTTCTGCCGTTCCACAATATGTTTCTTCTATTCAGACTACAGATGCCTATATTGGAGAAATTGTAAATGCCATGAAAAGCAGATCCACCTACAATAATGAGGATTGGATGGTTGTTTTAACAACAGATCATGGTGCAACAGATTCTTCTCACGGCGGTGGAAGCCTTTCTGAACGAAATATTTTTACTATTTATTCAAATCCAGGATTTACCCCTCAACAAATCAGTAAAACTGTTCTGGAGTCCAATAAAACGTTTAATCAGCTTAATCTTCCTTCAGGAGCTTACGCAAAACCCACCAACCAAACGCCTTTTAATTTTGGAGCGAATCAGGATTTTACCATTGAATTTTGGGTAAAACCAAATGCAGCCTATACCAGTGATCCTGTATTTCTTGGGAATAAAAACTGGGCGAATGGAAAGAACAAAGGGATCATCTTCTCTGGCTACTCCGGACAGACCTTTAAAATGAATATTGCAGATGGTACTAACCGAATTGATCTTGTAGGCGGAAAAGTAGAAACCAATAAATGGAAACACATCGCAGCAAGTTTTGACAGAGATGGCCTGGTAACCTTATATGAAGACGGTGTTCCGGTAACTTTTGCTAAAATGAATACGATCGGAAATATAGATTCTATACTTCCTTTGACATTAAATCAGGATGGCACCAATACGTACGGAGTTAATCTTGCCGCGTCTTACAAAGATGTAAGAATCTGGAAATCTGCTCTTCCGAATGACGTTATTGCCAATTGGGCCAATCAGGATATTACAGCTTCACATCCTTATTATTCTCAGTTATTGACGAACTGGAAATGTAATGAGTCTTCAGGAAGTACTTTAACCGATTCCAGTCCTAACGCGAATCATATGAGCATCACAGGATCTCCAACTTATACTGTTAATGCTTCCAATACTTTTAAAATCTATGATTATTCCTCAACAACAAGGGAAACAGACCATTTCCCAACCGTTTTGAACTGGCTTTGTATTCCGGTACAGTCTTCATGGGGAATTGATGGCATCAACAGAATTCCTGTCTGTTCAAAAGAAACTTTGGCTACCCAAGAAGTAAAAGGAGCAACAGTTCATTTTGCTATATATCCTAATCCTGCATCTACTCAAATTACGATCAGTTATCAGTCAGGTGATAAGGAAGTCAGAGCTGAAATCATTGATACTAAAGGATCACTTATTTCCACAAAAAGCTTTAAGTCCTCTAATGGAAATTATGATGAAAAAATCAATATTGAAGGGCTTCCATCCGGAATGTATTTCATTAAGATTAATGGAAGTAAAAAGTCTATGACGAAGGCTTTTATCAAGAAATAA
- a CDS encoding GNAT family N-acetyltransferase, which translates to MNDNNNEVKIIAYEPQYKEAFKALNEEWIKTFFVMEASDYKLLDNPEEYILDKGGYIAFALLNGEAVGTCALVKAQEDPLAFELSKMAVSPKAQGKKIGYLLGNALVEKARALKAEKIFLETNSMLVPAIKLYEKLGFKHTEITNPGYDRVDVQMELDFKS; encoded by the coding sequence ATGAATGATAATAATAATGAAGTAAAAATTATAGCTTACGAACCGCAATATAAAGAAGCTTTTAAAGCCTTAAATGAAGAATGGATCAAAACCTTCTTTGTTATGGAAGCCAGTGACTATAAACTGTTGGATAATCCTGAAGAATATATCTTAGATAAAGGTGGATATATTGCTTTTGCTTTGTTGAATGGTGAAGCAGTAGGAACGTGTGCCCTGGTAAAAGCTCAGGAAGATCCTCTTGCATTTGAACTGTCAAAAATGGCAGTTAGCCCTAAAGCACAAGGTAAAAAGATAGGTTATCTGCTGGGAAATGCCCTTGTTGAAAAAGCCAGAGCGTTAAAAGCAGAAAAAATCTTTCTGGAAACCAACTCTATGCTGGTTCCTGCCATCAAGTTATATGAAAAGCTAGGATTTAAGCATACTGAAATTACCAATCCGGGGTACGATCGTGTAGATGTACAAATGGAATTGGATTTTAAATCTTAG